Proteins encoded together in one Pseudomonas sp. ADAK13 window:
- a CDS encoding tetratricopeptide repeat protein, giving the protein MPRDNDDAVQLLKGIGELYRRNGQSQRALVMLLIAVSVAPNDGLLLRSLVLAFTDSGDATRALSALDRLVALEGESASLLLLRARALWYGERKDEARQCFKRYLAARRVAP; this is encoded by the coding sequence ATGCCCCGGGATAACGACGACGCGGTGCAATTGCTCAAGGGCATCGGCGAGCTGTACCGGCGCAACGGCCAGTCCCAGCGCGCCCTGGTGATGCTGCTGATTGCCGTGAGCGTGGCGCCCAACGACGGCCTGCTGCTGCGCTCGCTGGTGCTGGCGTTCACCGACAGCGGTGACGCCACCCGCGCACTGTCGGCCCTGGACCGCCTGGTGGCGCTGGAAGGCGAGTCCGCCAGCCTGTTGCTGCTGCGCGCCCGCGCGCTGTGGTACGGCGAACGCAAGGACGAAGCGCGCCAGTGCTTCAAACGCTACCTGGCTGCACGGAGAGTGGCGCCATGA
- a CDS encoding SctD/MshK family protein, producing the protein MTALISLGLPAVNGAPTLLVTHGLHQGSSLMLDQPVYTLGAALAADLQLSDPGIAELHLRLRFDGAQVAVEALGGEVLITGTAGDTRIPQGSGHRARLPLQLRIGTAGVSLALPGSAEKPPAMTRTFTPWIIATALLFVCAGALAFRNYPPQAQTARPVAEKAAAKPSRAEAKAWFEGQLQAAHLDAVKVNDIDDQLNATGSFERAQKPQWVALQQAFDQRYGQQIVLNPRVAVRADAARPRVRFQAVWFGANPYVINDSGKRLYPGAALADNWVLERIENNQVILARGEERFTFTL; encoded by the coding sequence ATGACAGCCTTGATTTCCCTGGGCCTGCCCGCCGTGAACGGCGCGCCGACCCTGCTTGTGACCCACGGTTTGCACCAGGGCAGTTCCCTGATGCTCGACCAGCCGGTCTACACCCTTGGCGCCGCACTGGCCGCCGACCTTCAGCTCAGCGATCCCGGGATCGCCGAGTTGCACCTGCGCCTGCGTTTTGACGGTGCCCAGGTGGCCGTTGAAGCCCTCGGCGGCGAGGTACTGATCACTGGCACTGCCGGTGATACCCGCATTCCCCAAGGCAGCGGCCATCGCGCGCGGCTGCCGCTGCAACTGCGCATCGGCACGGCGGGTGTGAGCCTGGCGCTGCCGGGCAGCGCTGAAAAACCGCCTGCGATGACGCGTACCTTCACGCCCTGGATCATCGCCACGGCCTTGCTGTTTGTGTGCGCCGGCGCCCTGGCTTTTCGCAACTATCCGCCTCAAGCGCAAACCGCAAGGCCGGTCGCCGAAAAAGCTGCGGCCAAGCCTTCTCGCGCCGAAGCCAAGGCCTGGTTCGAAGGGCAATTGCAGGCCGCCCACCTGGACGCCGTCAAGGTCAACGACATCGACGACCAACTCAACGCCACCGGCTCCTTCGAGCGGGCGCAAAAGCCCCAGTGGGTCGCCCTGCAACAAGCGTTCGACCAGCGTTACGGCCAGCAGATCGTGCTCAACCCGCGGGTCGCGGTGCGCGCGGATGCAGCCCGGCCACGGGTGCGCTTTCAAGCGGTGTGGTTCGGCGCCAATCCCTATGTGATCAACGACAGCGGCAAGCGCCTGTACCCCGGCGCGGCCCTGGCAGACAACTGGGTGCTGGAACGCATCGAGAACAATCAGGTGATCCTCGCCCGTGGCGAAGAACGCTTCACCTTCACCCTATGA
- a CDS encoding type III effector HrpK domain-containing protein — MTAIPNGLDPADNKGPDGSRSTFEKALFTAVDKPVFDPSKIRGPSIPLPYQNVQAPVNNSITYTPLGSDKPVTLKQIDNPRLFEQLVNQYNTQQSDATLEKNLADSKSAGYKEADASTVAPGLDNYKAIGSTTELGPGLIRYETSAGDKIVVSQKETPALFAQVSGDSAKLFAINASQADGYRLAGPTETMDPAANIGPPEEVGPGLIRYTTASGDKVIVSQDITPALYDQVAKLYAGSTGAAGASDTSWIDTSSFGVSGAKDWDTITGNTSGTPTKEELDLNRPKAAAQLLSQNWDAWGLHGAPIDFANPPTTLPPEAQAVLKYVASSPSLMAALDTGGRGKADNVITHSDVDHFIDNAGKDLGAASKSYGSFLGSHPGDLAKANAKSAAILMANESLAAGAGSAMRPGDANQRSNDGMLRSDNLAALGSDSALSTELTGAAAMWSKPGMFHALETGGDNPATGKSDGIGTRDNIGAWLEKQAPKTDSDTLTFLDGAATRDAVAGVDTSGLTADILANPQNYSGEQKAAVLVQLTDAQTRLLVSDYVPHAGLMDKYTSPNYGLNPNEDKIKAQLQSGIETLSADPDVQGFLQNNRGPALADIVDSNPTMKVAMQNYYTNDIETGKNLTDNLNAKDQNGKQIDMGMGLQNAANDTTIANLALGGNGHVDLTGIADKAGQSDNIQQYYKNELVTGKAFTDAVAGGMDPTVAASSFAASTASAQAFLGDKASADDAATLQVNFNEALGDALLGGATTDTLNITLGDGKGNFDEAKVTAAINDAQQKDPEMFVTSDGGKIDPAQVVSMLRSVWDIGRQGDKIADALPKAIEGMKFGDVSPAFKQGLLHIGSAVLMSGVLMARSASGSNTPVADANRVSAGLQFAGLLMEGGTKYAKEAGYGITWVNRPDGGTIGDFPGKVPVGKGPLSPQQIANLGAAGKIIGSAGGIIGGVIGVIGGVDSLKKGDYLTGSFSVATGVLGTGAAVAGLVEAGAGLYGATEIGAVAGTISGILGGATAILGGIGSAFLPFALADAHGKAQDAFYGQLAPVLKQYGLTGGPTEPGDYPEDPIPAINT, encoded by the coding sequence ATGACTGCGATCCCGAATGGCCTTGATCCTGCCGATAACAAGGGCCCGGATGGCTCCCGGAGCACGTTTGAAAAAGCCCTGTTCACCGCTGTCGACAAGCCGGTATTCGACCCCTCGAAAATCCGTGGTCCGTCCATCCCGCTGCCTTATCAGAACGTCCAGGCACCGGTGAACAACAGCATCACCTACACCCCGCTGGGCAGCGACAAGCCGGTGACCCTCAAGCAGATCGACAACCCCAGGCTGTTTGAGCAATTGGTCAACCAGTACAACACCCAGCAAAGCGATGCGACCCTTGAAAAGAACCTGGCCGACAGCAAAAGCGCCGGCTACAAGGAAGCCGACGCCAGCACCGTGGCGCCGGGGCTGGACAACTACAAGGCGATTGGCAGCACCACCGAATTGGGTCCGGGGCTGATCCGCTACGAGACCAGCGCCGGCGACAAAATCGTGGTCAGCCAGAAGGAGACGCCTGCGCTGTTTGCCCAGGTCAGCGGCGACTCGGCCAAGCTGTTCGCGATCAACGCCAGCCAGGCCGATGGCTACCGCCTGGCCGGCCCCACCGAAACCATGGACCCGGCGGCGAACATCGGCCCGCCCGAAGAGGTCGGGCCAGGCTTGATTCGCTACACCACCGCCTCCGGCGACAAGGTGATCGTGTCCCAGGACATCACCCCGGCGCTGTACGACCAGGTGGCCAAACTGTATGCCGGCAGCACCGGTGCAGCCGGCGCCTCGGACACCTCCTGGATCGACACCTCGTCGTTCGGCGTGTCGGGCGCCAAGGACTGGGACACCATCACCGGCAACACCAGCGGCACGCCGACCAAGGAAGAACTGGACCTGAACCGCCCCAAGGCGGCTGCCCAATTGCTCTCGCAAAACTGGGACGCCTGGGGCCTGCACGGCGCGCCGATCGACTTCGCCAACCCGCCCACCACCCTGCCGCCGGAAGCCCAGGCCGTGCTCAAGTACGTGGCCAGCAGCCCGAGCCTGATGGCCGCGCTGGACACCGGCGGGCGCGGCAAGGCCGACAACGTCATTACCCATTCGGATGTCGACCACTTCATCGACAACGCCGGCAAGGACCTCGGCGCCGCGTCGAAATCCTATGGCAGTTTCCTCGGCAGCCACCCGGGCGACCTGGCCAAGGCCAACGCCAAGTCGGCGGCGATCCTGATGGCCAACGAGAGCCTGGCCGCCGGCGCCGGTTCGGCGATGCGCCCCGGTGACGCCAACCAGCGCAGCAATGACGGCATGCTGCGCAGCGACAACCTCGCAGCGTTGGGCAGCGATTCGGCCCTGAGCACCGAGCTGACCGGCGCGGCGGCGATGTGGTCGAAACCCGGGATGTTCCACGCCCTGGAAACAGGCGGCGACAACCCGGCCACCGGCAAGTCGGACGGCATCGGCACTCGCGACAACATCGGCGCCTGGCTGGAAAAACAGGCGCCGAAAACCGACAGCGACACCCTGACCTTCCTCGACGGCGCCGCCACCCGTGACGCCGTGGCCGGTGTCGACACCTCGGGCCTGACCGCCGACATCCTGGCCAACCCGCAGAACTACAGCGGCGAACAAAAAGCCGCGGTGCTGGTGCAATTGACCGATGCACAAACCCGCCTGCTGGTGAGCGATTACGTGCCCCACGCCGGCCTGATGGACAAGTACACCTCGCCCAACTACGGCCTCAACCCCAACGAAGACAAGATCAAGGCACAGCTGCAAAGCGGCATCGAAACCCTCTCGGCCGACCCGGATGTGCAAGGCTTCCTGCAAAACAATCGCGGCCCGGCCCTGGCCGACATCGTCGACAGCAACCCGACGATGAAAGTCGCGATGCAGAACTACTACACCAACGATATCGAGACCGGCAAAAACCTCACCGACAACCTGAATGCCAAGGACCAGAACGGCAAGCAGATCGACATGGGCATGGGCCTGCAAAACGCCGCCAACGATACGACCATCGCCAACCTGGCGCTGGGGGGCAACGGCCATGTGGACCTGACCGGCATCGCGGACAAGGCCGGGCAAAGCGACAACATCCAGCAGTACTACAAGAACGAATTGGTGACCGGCAAAGCCTTCACCGACGCGGTGGCCGGCGGCATGGACCCGACCGTGGCGGCCAGCAGCTTCGCCGCCAGCACCGCCTCGGCCCAGGCCTTCCTTGGCGACAAAGCCTCGGCGGATGACGCGGCCACCTTGCAGGTGAACTTCAACGAAGCCCTCGGCGATGCGCTGCTTGGTGGCGCGACCACCGACACCCTGAACATCACCCTGGGGGACGGCAAGGGCAACTTCGACGAAGCCAAGGTGACCGCCGCGATCAACGACGCCCAGCAGAAAGACCCCGAGATGTTCGTCACCTCCGACGGCGGCAAGATCGACCCGGCGCAGGTGGTGTCGATGCTGCGTTCGGTGTGGGACATCGGGCGCCAGGGCGACAAAATTGCCGACGCGCTGCCCAAGGCCATCGAAGGCATGAAGTTCGGCGACGTCAGCCCGGCGTTCAAGCAAGGCCTGTTGCACATCGGCAGTGCGGTGCTGATGAGCGGCGTGCTGATGGCGCGTTCGGCCAGCGGCAGCAACACGCCGGTGGCGGACGCCAACCGGGTGTCCGCCGGGCTGCAATTTGCCGGGCTGTTAATGGAAGGCGGCACCAAGTACGCCAAGGAAGCAGGCTACGGCATCACCTGGGTCAACCGTCCGGACGGCGGCACCATTGGGGATTTCCCCGGCAAGGTGCCGGTGGGCAAGGGTCCGCTCAGCCCGCAGCAAATCGCCAACCTCGGCGCGGCCGGCAAGATCATCGGCTCGGCGGGCGGGATCATCGGCGGCGTGATCGGGGTGATTGGCGGTGTCGACTCGTTGAAAAAAGGGGATTACCTGACCGGCAGTTTCTCCGTCGCCACCGGCGTGCTCGGCACGGGTGCGGCGGTGGCCGGCCTGGTGGAAGCCGGCGCCGGGTTATACGGCGCCACGGAAATCGGTGCGGTGGCCGGGACCATCAGCGGCATCCTCGGCGGCGCCACGGCTATTCTCGGCGGCATCGGCAGCGCCTTCCTGCCCTTCGCCCTGGCCGACGCCCATGGCAAGGCGCAGGACGCGTTCTACGGCCAGCTGGCGCCAGTGCTCAAGCAATACGGCTTGACCGGCGGCCCGACAGAACCCGGTGACTATCCGGAAGACCCGATCCCGGCGATCAACACCTGA
- a CDS encoding winged helix-turn-helix domain-containing protein: protein MTYSQRSHLEDSAFEIHFGPYRLLPRRHLLLKNGEPVSLGNRALTLLIALASRPGELLEKTQLLDIAWPRLVVEECNLRAQIKAIRRALGDDDSVYIATATGQGYRFVAPTWVEREALKKPVVLGVYSCRRCVGGEVKPVHSVRQERLNS, encoded by the coding sequence ATGACGTATTCACAACGCAGCCACCTTGAAGACAGCGCTTTTGAAATTCACTTTGGTCCTTATCGACTGCTGCCCAGACGTCATCTGCTGCTGAAAAACGGTGAACCGGTAAGCCTGGGCAACCGCGCCCTGACCTTGCTGATCGCCCTCGCCTCGCGGCCTGGAGAACTGCTGGAAAAAACCCAGTTGCTGGACATCGCCTGGCCACGGCTGGTGGTGGAGGAATGCAACCTGCGGGCGCAGATCAAGGCGATCCGCCGGGCGTTGGGGGACGATGACTCGGTCTATATCGCGACGGCGACGGGCCAGGGTTATCGGTTTGTCGCACCGACGTGGGTGGAGCGCGAGGCGCTGAAAAAACCGGTGGTGCTGGGGGTTTATAGCTGTCGCCGCTGTGTGGGCGGTGAGGTGAAGCCGGTGCACAGCGTGCGGCAGGAAAGGCTTAACAGCTGA
- the sodC gene encoding superoxide dismutase family protein, with product MNRIHWLSLASLLVIGTAQAATLQVPVNLVSADGAPQPVGTVTISESAYGLIFTPDLKSLPMGVHGFHIHENGSCEAGVKDGVKVAALAAGGHFDPQKTGKHLGPYAEGHLGDLPALYVNMDGTSTNPVWAPRLKTIAQIKGRALMIHAGGDNHSDMPKPLGGGGERLVCGVI from the coding sequence ATGAATCGCATTCATTGGCTCAGCCTGGCCAGCCTCCTCGTCATTGGCACCGCTCAGGCGGCGACCCTGCAAGTTCCGGTCAACCTTGTCAGTGCCGATGGCGCGCCGCAGCCTGTTGGTACGGTGACCATCAGTGAGTCGGCGTACGGGCTGATTTTCACCCCTGACTTGAAGTCCCTGCCGATGGGGGTGCATGGGTTTCATATCCATGAGAACGGCAGCTGTGAGGCGGGTGTGAAGGATGGCGTGAAGGTGGCGGCGCTGGCCGCCGGTGGGCATTTTGACCCGCAGAAAACGGGCAAGCATTTGGGGCCGTATGCCGAGGGGCATCTGGGGGATTTGCCGGCGCTGTATGTGAATATGGACGGGACTTCGACTAACCCGGTGTGGGCGCCGCGGTTGAAGACCATTGCGCAGATCAAGGGCCGGGCGTTGATGATTCATGCCGGGGGGGATAACCACTCCGACATGCCCAAGCCTTTGGGTGGTGGGGGTGAGCGATTGGTGTGTGGGGTGATCTGA
- a CDS encoding Dyp-type peroxidase, which produces MSQYQPGILAAPVPLQARHLFFAIESLEAVPAALDALVQLADANAVVGFGEPLVNALGARVDGLRAFPHVSGPGAENPSTQQALWVWLHGVDRGELLLRSRAFEKALAPGFALVQMTEGFRYKTGFDLTDYEDGTENPHDDAAVEAAVAEGGASFAAIQQWQHDLDGFAALPALERDHIIGRRHGDNEELEDAPESAHTKRTAQESFTPEAFVVRRSMPWAENGQAGLMFLAFGHSFDAFEAQLRRMSGLEDGIVDGLYRISTPLTGGYYWCPPVLEGRLDLSLVFSG; this is translated from the coding sequence ATGAGTCAGTACCAGCCGGGCATTCTTGCCGCACCGGTGCCGTTGCAGGCACGCCATCTGTTTTTTGCCATTGAGTCCCTGGAGGCTGTACCTGCCGCACTGGATGCGCTGGTGCAGTTGGCAGACGCGAATGCAGTGGTCGGTTTCGGTGAGCCGCTGGTCAATGCCCTTGGCGCCCGGGTTGACGGGTTGCGGGCGTTCCCTCACGTGAGCGGGCCGGGGGCGGAGAATCCGTCGACCCAGCAGGCGTTGTGGGTCTGGCTGCATGGTGTGGATCGCGGTGAGTTGCTGTTGCGCAGCCGCGCGTTTGAGAAGGCCCTGGCGCCGGGGTTTGCCTTGGTTCAGATGACCGAGGGTTTTCGCTACAAGACCGGGTTTGACCTGACCGATTATGAAGATGGCACTGAGAATCCCCATGACGATGCGGCGGTTGAGGCGGCGGTGGCGGAGGGTGGGGCGAGCTTTGCGGCGATCCAGCAGTGGCAGCATGACCTGGATGGGTTTGCGGCCTTGCCGGCCCTGGAGCGGGATCACATCATCGGTCGCCGCCATGGTGATAACGAGGAGCTGGAGGATGCGCCGGAGTCGGCGCACACCAAGCGTACGGCTCAGGAGAGTTTTACCCCTGAGGCGTTTGTGGTGCGTCGGTCGATGCCTTGGGCCGAGAATGGGCAGGCGGGGTTGATGTTCCTGGCGTTTGGGCATTCGTTTGATGCGTTTGAAGCGCAGTTGCGGCGGATGAGTGGGCTGGAGGATGGGATTGTTGATGGGTTGTATCGCATCAGCACGCCGTTGACTGGGGGGTACTACTGGTGTCCGCCGGTGCTTGAAGGGCGGTTGGATTTGAGTTTGGTTTTTTCAGGGTGA
- a CDS encoding NADP-dependent glyceraldehyde-3-phosphate dehydrogenase, translating to MTTDNLLAQLFPTAAEIPEQFRLAAPIEQRDYLVGGQLHVWHGPLAEVRSPVQLRGADGDTPVIIGSTPLLDADTALTALDAAVAAYDRGQGAWPTMRVVDRIQHVEAFLRRMREQRDAVVKLLMWEIGKNLKDSQKEFDRTCDYITDTINALKELDRRSSRFELEQDTLGQIRRVPLGVALCMGPYNYPLNETFTTLIPALIMGNTVVFKPAKLGVLLIRPLLEAFRDSFPAGVINVIYGSGRETVSALMASGKIDIFAFIGTNKAASDLKKLHPKPHRLRAALGLDAKNPGIVLPQVDLDNAVSEAVTGSLSFNGQRCTALKILFVHEDVVDSFIEKFNHKLATLKPGMPWEDGVSLTPLPEQGKVDYLAGLVTDALAHGAKVVNENGGASRGSFFYPAVLYPVNPQMRVYHEEQFGPVVPIVPYRDLETVIDYVLESDFGQQLSIFGTSPGEVGRLVDAFANQVGRININAQCQRGPDSFPFNGRKNSAEGTLSVHDALRVFSIRTLVATKFQASNKELVSDILQERTSSFLTTDYIF from the coding sequence ATGACCACCGACAACCTGCTCGCCCAGCTGTTTCCCACTGCCGCCGAGATTCCCGAGCAATTCCGCCTCGCAGCGCCCATTGAACAACGTGATTACCTGGTAGGCGGCCAGTTGCATGTGTGGCACGGCCCCTTGGCCGAGGTACGCAGCCCGGTGCAATTGCGCGGCGCCGACGGTGACACGCCGGTGATCATCGGCAGCACCCCGCTGCTGGACGCCGACACGGCCCTGACGGCCCTCGACGCCGCCGTGGCCGCTTACGACCGTGGCCAGGGCGCCTGGCCGACCATGCGCGTAGTGGATCGCATCCAGCACGTCGAGGCCTTTTTGCGGCGCATGCGTGAACAGCGCGACGCGGTGGTGAAGCTGTTGATGTGGGAGATCGGCAAGAACCTCAAGGACTCGCAGAAAGAATTCGACCGCACCTGCGACTACATCACCGACACCATCAACGCCCTCAAGGAACTCGATCGCCGCTCCAGCCGCTTCGAGCTGGAACAGGACACCCTCGGGCAAATCCGCCGCGTACCGCTGGGCGTGGCGCTGTGCATGGGCCCTTACAACTACCCGCTGAACGAGACCTTCACCACGCTGATCCCGGCGCTGATCATGGGCAACACCGTGGTATTCAAGCCGGCCAAGCTCGGCGTATTGCTGATTCGCCCGTTGCTGGAGGCATTTCGCGACAGCTTCCCCGCCGGCGTGATCAACGTGATCTACGGCAGCGGCCGCGAGACCGTCAGCGCGCTGATGGCCAGCGGCAAGATCGATATCTTTGCGTTTATCGGCACCAACAAGGCCGCCAGCGATTTGAAGAAGCTGCACCCAAAACCGCACCGTCTACGTGCGGCGCTGGGCCTGGACGCGAAGAACCCCGGGATCGTGCTGCCACAGGTCGACCTGGACAATGCGGTCAGCGAAGCGGTGACCGGCTCCCTGTCGTTCAACGGCCAGCGTTGTACCGCACTGAAGATCCTGTTTGTGCACGAGGATGTGGTCGACAGTTTTATCGAGAAATTCAACCACAAGCTGGCCACCCTCAAGCCCGGCATGCCGTGGGAAGACGGTGTGTCTCTGACGCCGCTGCCCGAGCAAGGCAAGGTCGACTACCTCGCCGGCCTGGTGACCGACGCGCTGGCTCACGGCGCCAAGGTGGTGAACGAGAATGGCGGCGCCAGCCGTGGCTCGTTCTTCTACCCGGCGGTGCTGTACCCGGTGAACCCGCAGATGCGCGTGTACCACGAGGAGCAATTCGGTCCGGTGGTACCGATCGTGCCTTACCGCGACCTGGAGACGGTGATCGATTACGTGCTGGAATCGGACTTCGGCCAACAACTGAGCATCTTCGGCACCAGCCCGGGTGAAGTCGGACGGCTGGTGGACGCGTTCGCCAACCAGGTGGGCCGGATCAATATCAACGCCCAGTGCCAGCGCGGGCCGGACAGCTTCCCGTTCAACGGGCGCAAGAACTCGGCCGAGGGCACGCTGTCGGTACATGACGCGTTGCGGGTGTTTTCGATCCGTACCCTGGTGGCGACCAAGTTCCAGGCGAGCAACAAGGAACTGGTGAGCGACATTTTGCAGGAGCGTACGTCGAGCTTTTTGACCACTGACTATATTTTCTAA
- a CDS encoding FUSC family protein — MHLPLFARRLLRPLLDPYRRYRHAKLIHAVRVSIGLLATILLTTGINLPHGEWASVTMLIVIGGLQHHGNIGKKAVERAYGTLIGASVGLLLVVQETYLGQPLLTYLLMSVVCGFFSYHAIGKGGYIALLSAITVFIVAGHGDNPLSDGLWRTVDILIGIVLALAFSFALPLYAVYSWRYNLASALRDCAAIYSRIISGQSVTDDEHLKLLNRLNAAMLQLRSLMPSVSKEVRISMTELDIIQRHLRMCISTLEILGNTRPDPRDKEALARMQVALKSEHRQIRVQLIGMARALKSGVTERLERPSNTTPHEQTFEVPVVNALDGYRLLTLQLAANIDDMRQRLAKTASHWKI; from the coding sequence TTGCACTTGCCCCTGTTCGCCCGCCGCTTGCTGCGTCCGCTATTGGACCCGTACCGGCGCTACCGTCATGCCAAGTTGATCCACGCGGTACGCGTTTCCATTGGGTTGCTCGCCACCATTCTGCTCACCACCGGCATCAACCTGCCCCACGGTGAGTGGGCCTCGGTGACGATGCTGATCGTGATCGGCGGTTTGCAGCACCACGGCAATATCGGCAAGAAAGCCGTCGAACGCGCCTACGGTACGTTGATCGGGGCCAGCGTCGGCTTGCTGCTGGTAGTGCAGGAGACGTACCTAGGCCAGCCGCTGTTGACCTATTTGCTGATGTCGGTGGTGTGCGGGTTCTTTTCCTATCACGCCATCGGCAAGGGCGGGTACATCGCACTGCTGTCGGCGATCACCGTGTTTATCGTCGCCGGCCATGGTGACAACCCGCTGTCGGATGGGTTGTGGCGCACGGTGGACATCCTGATCGGCATCGTCCTGGCCCTGGCGTTTTCCTTCGCCCTGCCGCTGTATGCGGTGTATTCCTGGCGCTACAACCTGGCCAGTGCCTTGCGCGATTGCGCGGCGATTTACAGCCGGATCATCAGCGGCCAGTCGGTGACCGATGATGAACACCTCAAGCTGCTCAATCGGCTTAACGCCGCCATGCTGCAACTGCGTTCGCTGATGCCGTCGGTGTCCAAGGAAGTGCGGATTTCCATGACCGAGCTGGACATCATCCAGCGGCACCTGCGCATGTGCATCAGCACCCTGGAGATCCTCGGCAACACCCGGCCCGACCCACGGGACAAGGAGGCTCTGGCACGGATGCAGGTGGCGTTGAAGAGCGAGCATCGACAGATACGGGTGCAGTTGATCGGCATGGCGCGAGCCTTGAAGTCAGGGGTGACCGAACGGTTGGAGCGGCCGAGCAATACGACGCCCCACGAGCAGACCTTTGAAGTGCCGGTGGTCAACGCGCTGGACGGTTACCGTTTGTTGACCCTGCAACTGGCCGCCAACATTGATGACATGCGCCAGCGCCTGGCCAAGACTGCCAGCCACTGGAAAATCTGA
- a CDS encoding LysR family transcriptional regulator — protein sequence MNQRLPIDVLRALQTVVETGSVTRAAERLNLSQSAVSWKIKRLEKQLERPLIQRDGQRLVASDDGAQLLIHARRILEAHDAALAHFNPVQLHGTIRLGATEQVPMAELSNLLGQFSRQHRQLDVRIVVEQSHVLRQALVDRELDLALHQDFTHRVEARDQLLWSENVHWCTQPGWQHAPDDCVRLITFGPGCFYRQLAQERLSALGIPWQVTVECGSVEGVVSAIAAGLGVGLLSSDHLDKRVEVYRPFEQQMPLPEVANVLRFAEDSPEPRLKALQQLLVQALHRG from the coding sequence ATGAACCAGCGACTGCCCATCGATGTGCTGCGGGCCCTGCAAACCGTAGTGGAAACCGGGAGTGTCACCCGGGCGGCCGAGCGCCTTAACCTCAGCCAGTCGGCGGTCAGCTGGAAGATCAAGCGCCTGGAGAAACAGCTGGAGCGACCGTTGATCCAGCGCGACGGCCAGCGCCTGGTGGCCAGCGACGATGGCGCGCAATTGCTGATCCACGCACGGCGCATCCTTGAGGCCCACGACGCCGCACTGGCGCATTTCAACCCGGTGCAACTGCACGGCACCATCCGCCTGGGCGCCACCGAGCAGGTGCCGATGGCCGAGCTGTCGAACCTGCTGGGCCAGTTCTCCCGACAGCATCGCCAGCTGGATGTGCGGATCGTGGTGGAACAGAGTCACGTACTGCGCCAGGCCCTGGTGGACCGTGAGCTGGACCTGGCGCTGCACCAGGATTTCACCCACCGCGTCGAAGCGCGTGACCAGTTGTTGTGGAGCGAGAACGTGCACTGGTGCACCCAGCCCGGCTGGCAACACGCACCGGATGATTGCGTGCGGCTGATCACATTCGGGCCGGGCTGTTTTTACCGGCAACTGGCCCAGGAACGCCTGAGTGCCTTGGGCATTCCCTGGCAGGTGACGGTGGAGTGCGGTTCGGTGGAGGGTGTGGTCTCGGCCATCGCTGCCGGGCTGGGCGTTGGCCTGCTCAGCAGCGACCACCTCGACAAACGGGTGGAGGTATATCGCCCCTTCGAGCAGCAGATGCCGCTGCCCGAAGTGGCCAATGTATTGCGCTTCGCCGAGGACAGCCCCGAGCCCCGGCTAAAGGCCTTGCAGCAGCTGTTGGTACAGGCGCTGCACCGGGGCTGA